AAGAGCAAAAATACGGGATTACGAGAACCTTAAGCCACCACGCGGTGTTTGAAGCTAATGAAGAAGCGGCTAAAATCACCGGCCATAATTTAATTAACGCCGTTAGCGCCGCCTCAAATACTCATCCGGAAAATTCCCCAGCTTTAATTGAAAAATTAGTCAAAGACAAGGATGGGCACAGTTCGCAGATCGCTATTGCCGTCCACTATCTCCACAAAGCCAAGCCCGAAATTTTAAAAGAAATAAAAAAACTGGTTGACAAACACAACTTGTTATTCACTTGCCATCTGGCCGAATCGGAAAACGTTGCCCGGGAATGTAAAAAAATCCACGGCAAAAGCGAAGTTGATGTTTTAGAAAAATACGGGCTGTTAAATGACAAAACAATTGTCTCGCATGCCATCTATTTAAGTAAAAAGGAAATCCGGAAGCTGGCTGACGCCAAAGTCGGTATTGTCCATCTCCCGACTTCTAATACAATCCACAAATCCGGAACATTTCCCTTATGGCAGTATTACGACGCCGGAGCGCAATACCGGATCGCTTTAGGGACTGACAGCGTAGTCAGTAAAAGCCAGCTGGATTTATTGTCCGAAGCTTACCAAACCCGGCTGACGCACCTTTATAGCCGGACTGTAAAATTCGGCTCGCTTTTTAAAATGATGACGATTAACGCCGCCCGGATAATGCATTTGCCAAACGCGGGAAAAATAATGCCCGGCTTTGAGGCGGATTTGGCTTTCTGGAAATTAAAAGACCGCGGCTGTATTCCTTATGACAAAGATAATCCCGTCTCATTAATCGGAAATATAATCACCCATAACTCCCGGACGGTGCGCGATTTGATGATCAACGGCCGATTCGTAATTAAAGAACGCCGGCATCTCTTGGTTAATGAAAGTAAGCTCCTCGAACTCTTGCAGGAAAAGCATATGGAGATGCGGAAGCGGGTGAAGAACGGTTAATATTTAACATCAATAATCGATCTTTTTAAATACAAAGAGGGATTTTTGTTTTTTCAACTGCAAACTCTATCTTAAAGGACGGAAAATGAAGAAACGGCCGGAAGATGTCAAAGAAGCGATTATTGTAAGGTTTTGCCCGACTACCCCGACCGGGAAAAGGGCTTTGGAAATTCACAAACGCCTGGAGGCTATTAAAAGCTCTTTCCGCTGGCGACTTAAACTCGCCTTTGGGGGAGTATTCGTTATCTTATTGCCAGCCATATTGGCTAACCTGGAAAGCTTGGGAGATACGGAAAAAATCATGAACGACCGGCGACTTTACATGTACTTATTCACTTTCGAGATCGCCGTCCTGGTCGCTTTCAACATATGCTCTTGGTTTTTCAAAACCCGGAAGCAGATGCTAAATGAGGCTGAAAAATTAAGTAAAATCGGCGGCGGAGAGGTAGTTGAACATGAAATTATCAACTTTCTTATTGAGCAGGACAGCCGGCTGATAAGGCCAGTTTTTTTCTTCCTTTCTTACATGTACAGAAGAAAGAATGGGAAATCAAACCGCGGCCGGAAAGCCGAAATCGTTCAAGCGATTAAGGAGATTATGGGCGGCCGCGGCGAAACGATGATTGAAGCATACAACCATCTTTTCTCGGCTGAAGGCCGCCTGCTTCGTCCGAATAAAATCGCCTGGAACGTCTCGCCGATTCTTATAATAGCCTCTCCCTACATCAGCTATCTAGCTTATTGGTATTTCTTAAACCACGGCGCCTTGTTGGGATCGGCAACCCTCCTTATAATGATCGCACTGGTTTGCGCTATAGCCAGATGGATGAACGTGTTCAACATTACTTTGTTTTACGAGGAAATTAATCTCGTAAAAGAGATGCTTGAAAAAGGAAAAGTTACAAGAAAGGATCTCGCGCGTTTAGGCGAGATTGACCCGGATATAAAGCCGCTGGTCTGGATGCACGTGATAACCAACATCACTCCCGGCAATGAAGGCTGAAACGGATGTTGTCTAGCGGCGGACTTAAGCTGCGAACCCTTACCGCGGGGATGGCATCGTTTAATACGTTGTCCCCCGCGCTTTTTTTTAGGAAAAATAAAAACCATCACTTTTTTTAAAATGACGGCTTCGGCATCTGAATAACATTTTATGCAACCTCAATTACTTCGGCGTTGAAGTCGAATTATTGCCGGGCATAAGCATAACCGGCGTCGAGGTGGCTTCGGCACTACTGGCATCCACCGGTTTTTTATAAACTTTGTAATACCATTCCAAAAATTCTTTGGCGATCGGGACGGCGATAACATCTCCGCCGCCTCCCTCTTCAACCAGAATCGTAATTACCAATTCCGGATTGTCGTAAGGCGCGAAACCGGTAAACCAGGCATGGGTCGGCTTGGTAGTAGAGAATTGAGCGGTTCCGGTTTTGCCGGCCACCGGGACCGGAACCGATTGCAGGCTCCGGGCCGATCCGCCCGTAACCGTTTGGCGCATGCCTTCGCGGACAATCTCAATATTTTTTTTCGAAACCAATTTTTCACTGACTAAATTCCGGACGGCGTCGCTTACGACATTCCCCACAATTTTATCTTCAGAAGTTAAAACCTGGCGGATAAGATGCGGGCGGTAAAGCTTTCCGCCGTTCGCGAAAACGGAAGTATATTGGGCAACCTGCAAAGGCGTAACTAGCAAATCGCCCTGGCCGATGGAAACATGATAAGTGTCGCCAATATACCATTTTTCCCCTTTAGCTTTTTCCTTCCATTCTTTTGTCGGCAAGAAGCCGGCCGATTCGCCGGCTAAATCAATTCCGGTTTGCGCGTCCAAACCGAAAATTTTCCCGTATTTGTCGATCCGCTCCACTCCGAGCCCCTGGAAATTTTCATAACCGCCGCCGATATAGTAAAAAAACGTGTTCACTGATTCGGCTAAAGCTTTTTTTACGCTGGTTACGCCATGTCCGCCCGCTTTCCAGTCGGGAAAGAACCATTGGTTTATCCGGATGCCGCCATTTGATAAGACGGTGGTATTTTCATCAACCACCCCTTCTTCTAAAGCCGCCGCCGCGATCACCGGCTTGATAACCGAGCCGGAAGGAAACTCGCCGGAAACAGCGCGGTTAAATAGCGGCCGGTTCGGATCTTCTAATAATTTTTTATACTCATCCGCCGAAATGCCCCGCGCGAAAAGGTTGTCGTCATAAGCCGGCAGGCTGATCATAGTTAGAACTTCGCCGTTTCGCGGATCCATGATAATGGCCGAGGCTTTTTTCAAATTAGTTTTCGCGAGCCGGTTAGCGATTATTTCTTCCAGCTTCTTTTGCATATTCAAATCGATGGCCAGGACCAAATTGTTCCCGTCCTCCCCTTTTTCTTCTCCCAGAATCTTTTTTTCCTTTCCCAGGGCGTCGACTTCAATTTGTTTTTTCCGTCTTTTCCCCGAAGCTGGTTTTCCCAAAAATACTCCACTCCGTTTTTTCCGACGTAATCAATCGGCAGGTATTCAGGGCCGTATTTTTTCAATTCATCCGGGCTGATTTTTCCCGTATAGCCCAAAACATGAGACATTGAGTTGCAGTAAATATTATATTCGCGCCGGGTTTTCGATGAAAGGAAGACGCCTTTTTCTCCGGAGGCCAAAAGGTCAAGCTTGATAGCCATTTCATAAGGGATGTTGTCGGCTATGAACAAGGGCTGGTAAGCCTCGTACGACCGGCGCTTAACTGAATTTATTATGTTTAAGACATCTTCTTTTTTTACGTTTAAAATTTCCCCGATCCGGGCGGCTAACCCTTCTGTTTCTTTGGCGTCAGCCGGTAAATCCGAAGGGATGACATAAAGCATGAAATTCGCCACATTCCGGACTAAAGGCAGGTAATTCCGGTCATAAACAACTCCCCGGTTAGCAGGCAGGCGTTCAATCCGGACGCGGTTTCCCTCCGCCATCTGATAATAATAGCTTCCCTTGGCAATCTGCAGCCAGCCGGCCCGCCCCAGGATAATGGCGAGCGCCAAACCTAAAAATATATTAAAAAAACGCAAGCGCTTGAAATCAAAACTGCGGCCCAGGCTCCCTTTGGATTTGTCTTTGCCGATTAAAAAATCGTCCGACCAGGTCTCGCGGTAGCGGCCGTCCAATTTTTCAAATTTGCCTTCTTGGATTAAAAAAGGCTCATTTGAACGGGAGTTGAATTTTTTAAAACCGAAGAAATTCATTTTTTCCTTCCAGCAATTAATCCGCTTTATTTCCGCCGGACCAAAAACACCGGCTTGAAGCGATGGCTTAAATAATTGACGATATAAAAGATAACAGCGGTTAGAATAATATTTAATATTACGATGCTCGCGGCCTCCAGCCAAAAATTTACGCTAAAATCGGCTTTAATCCCGGCTCCGCTAAAATAGTTGATTATCAGTTCGATAATTTTTTGCGTAAACAGGTAAGCTAAATTGGCCAGGGCGGTTAGAGCGGCAAAGGAATATAAAGACCGGTTGGTAAAAAAACTTTTATACAAAAAATTAACGGCTATAAGGGTTAAAAATAACGATCCCAGGTGCAGGCCGAAAGGAAGAAACGAGTAGATGTCTTCAATTAGCCCGGCGCCTAAAGCAAGATACGCGGCGGCCGGAAAATCGGCTAGCGCCAAGGTGAAAATAAGCGACGCGATTATCAAATTAATTCCGGGCAAAATTCCGGGCAAACCGCTTACTAAGCCAAACTGGGCGGTTAACAGCCCGAGAACCAAAAAAAAATTTATCGCGATTTTTTTTAGCATATTTTTTTTACGCGGCCTAGGGCAAAAGCACCGATACTATCACCAGCTCATTTAAGTTAATAACCGGCTCAATCACCGCGGTTTGCCAAAGCTCGTTGGATTTTTGCTTGACTTCGGAAATCCGGCCGATAACCAGCCCGCGCGGTATCCCTTTTTCCAGGCCCGAGGTTACTATAATATCGCCGGATTTTATGCTTTCAGTCTGGGGGATATAATCCATCTTGATGGTAAGGCCCAAATCTCCCTGGGTTATGCCGACGGTTTTATTGGCGTTCTGGATCGCGGCCGCGAATTTACATTGGCCGTTGGTAGTTAAAACCAGCCGCGAAACGCGGTCTTTCACTTCCGCCACTTTACCGACGATAATTCCCTGCGAATTCATTACCGCCAGGCCGGCAGAGAGGCCGTCCACGCTTCCCTTGTTTATCGTTATTCCCTGCCCCAGATCGGAAAGCTCTCCCTGGCCGATTATCGCCGCCATGACGTACTGATATTTATTATTTTCGAAAAAACTCAAATACTTGCGCAAAGACTCGTTTTCATCCTCCAAAGTCTTCAGTTTCGCGTTGTCGACCATAAGCTGGTTTCTCTCGATTTCCATCTGGCGCATAAGCCTTACAAGGTCGCGCTTATCCATCTGCTCGTTATACTGCGTCCGGAGGCTGGTGGAAAAGGAATAAAAGCCGGAGAAAAACGGGTTGAAAATATAAGTTAAAACCGACTCGGCGGGCGAAGTTATTTTTAAAAAATGCAAAAAAATAAGCAGCCCGATAACTGCTACAAAAACGATTACTTTATTTTTTGCGATTTTAGTTTTATAGCTCATATCCAACTTACAATTATCAATCAACAATTATCAATCATTTGAAAATTGCAAATTGAATATTGATAATTGATTATTACATTTCCGCGGTTCCCGGGGTGGCGAGCTTTAAAAGAAGCGGTTCGTTGGCGAGTAGTATTCCGGTTCCGCGCACCACGCAAGTCAAAGGGTCGTCCGCCACGCGCACCGGAATTTTTATCGCCTGGGCGATTTCCTTATCAATCCCGCGAAGCATAGCGCCGCCGCCGGATAACACGATTCCGTGCTCGTAAATATCGGCGACCAGTTCGGGCGGGGTGGTTTCCAAAGTGATTTTAATATTCTCGATTATCAGGTGGATTGACCGGCCGATAGCTTCCCGAACCTGGGTGTCGTTTATTTCAATCGAGCGCGGCAGGCCATTCACTAAATCGCGGCCCCGGACGCTCATTTCGATCGGATCCTTTAGGGGCGCGGCTGACCCGACCCGGATTTTAATTTCTTCCGCCAGCTGTTCGCCGATTAAAATTCCGAATTCTTCCCGGACGTATTGGGTAATATTGTTGTCCAATTCATTGCCGGCCACATGCAGGGTTTTCCAGTTGACGACTCCGCCCAAAGATATAACGGCAATTTCGGTTGTCCCTCCGCCGATATCGACGATCATAGTCGCGGTCGCTTCGGTTACCGGCAAGCGGGCGCCGACCGCGGCGGCCATAGATTCTTCAATCAGATAAACCGTGCGGGCGCCGGCGGATTTGGTCGCGTCTTCTACTGCTTTTTTTTCCACCTCGGTAATATCCAAAGGGATGCCGATGACTACCTTTGGCCGCGGCATCAGGACGAAACTTTCCTGATGGACTTTATCGATAAAATATTTAAGCATTTTTTCCGCCACTTCAAAATCGGAAATTACGCCGTCCACCAGAGGCTTTACCGCCGTAATATGGGCCGGGGTTTTTCCAAGCATCTTTTTGGCATCGCTTCCCACGGCTAAAATTTCGTCCGTCCGCATATTAACGGCGACTACCGAAGGTTCGTTGATGCAGATTCCTTTGTCCGGCGTGTAAACCAGAGTATTGCAGGTGCCTAAATCAATTCCGATATCCTTGCTGAATTTTCCCAAAAATTTTCCAAACATACCTTTAAATAACGCGAAAATACACAACACAGAGCAGGCCAAAACCTGCTTTCCGTATAATCAGTTTACAGGAAATACCTCGGGCTTGTCAAAAGACCCGGGTCACGTTCAAAAAACCCAGGTTTATCGCCTTTCCAACTCAAGACCATCATTTAATTTTAGGCCAATATTAAATAAAACTCATCAATTGATACCCTAAAAATCCTTGACAAATATATTGAGATATGCTATATTAGTAGTTCAGTAAGACTACAAAAGCGCTTGCTGAAAAGCTTAAAAACATATCTAAAGTTCTTTAAAATTTAGGCGAGTACGCGGGTAGAAATAAGTTGGCCTTAAAGTTAGCAGACCAATTCATTCCTGCCCGCGTAATTGTGCGTCGGTAGTGCCGGTTCGCATAGCGCGAACTGCCCGATCCGTATGGACGGGATTGCAATAACTTCTAATGGAGGATCCGTGATGGACCAACAAAAGAAGGAAGGCAATGTACTTTCCGCATTGTCTTTTTCCGAGTTTTTAGGAAAGGTTTTCGCACTTGAGCAAGGCGAAGCCAACCAGTGCTTCACCGACCTTTTTAAGGTCATGAAGCGATTGGACGCTCACGAAACCAAGTCCGGAATGCCCGCTCGCTTTGAGAAGGCGCTCCGGAAAACCAAAAACGAAAGAAGAGAAGAAAAGGAAAATAAAATGAAGACTTTAGGTAAAGACATAATTTTAGGCAAGGGTCAGATATTTGCATTTACCCAGCCAGCTTGCTCGTCAAACATCGCTCACAAGACCGATATTGTTTGGCGGCTTGAGGGCGAAACCGTCTCGGGAAAAGAGCAGGCCCAAGGCTGGCTCCTCTACGAGGGGCAAAGCGCGGAAATGCTCACCAGCGTGAACACTCACGCAGGTGAATATGTTCAAGGCACCGCCACGGTAACAAACCGAGGAGGGAAGCCCGAAATTAGGAAAAATGCCGGTTCCATAATGGTTGTATGGGATCCGGAGGGGGAGATGGAATTCCCCTATCCCTTCTCTGCCGTTCTCTACGACCCTGTTACTCACGGGGAACCAAAATACGAGGACTTCTGTCCTCGCCACTGGTGGACAGAGTGGGAGGGGTTTTCAATTGCGGTCGCGGAATACATAAAGGCGACCGGGCGCGTAGACACCGGGATCAACGCCATAAAGAAATACTCCTTTATTGGCGAATACCTGGCGGTCATCGCCGCCGAACTCCATCGGGAGGGTGTGGATGTTCGCCCCCTTCTGAAAGGGGTGGGACTAGAAAAGATTTTTTCAAAGGCACTGTGCTTGGGTCGAAGAGTCCCGGCAGAATAGCCGGGTATATGTTTCTTCCAAACGTCTTTCGGCGCCGCTTAAGCCGGAGACTAGCGGACTCATAATCCGCCGCCTGTTCGTTCAAGTCTTCCGGCGATAGCCAAGCCGGAATTCCATAGCGGATACAATCCGCTCATCCAAGTTCGGGGAAGAATAGTTGACTACTCTTTCTTCCCCACTCTCCTCAACATGCAATACGAATTGCATAGTGAGGAGAAATAAAAAAACCGCTTAGCATTTTGCCGAGCGGTTTTTTGTATCTTGAAAATTTTTTGCTAGCTGATTTTTGTTGCCTTAAAACTTATTCTAACTTTTCCCCCATTTTTCCCAGAGGACAAGCATCGGCGAAGCGACAAAAATTGACGAATAAGTTCCGATAAATATTCCGATCGTTAAAGCTAGGGCAAAAGTTCTGATTGAAGCGCCGCCGAAAATTAAAACGGCGAGCAAAGTAAGGATTACGGTTAAGGAGGTATTTAGCGAACGGACTAAGGTTTGGTTTAAGCTGGTGTTGACGGTTCCTTCAAAATCCTCGTCTGAACGGGGCAAATTCTCGCGGATCCGGTCGAACACGACTATCGTATCATGGATTGAGTAGCCTAAAACGGTTAAGACGGCGGCAACGAACGGCGTATTTATTTCTATTCCGTAGAAATGGCCTAAAATCGCGAATACGCCGATGGTGATGATTACGTCATGGATCATGGCGATTAAAGCCGAAAGCCCGTATTTCCAGGATGCCACCGGCTTGGAAATCCGGCGGAAGGCTATGCTTATATAAACTACAATCGCCGCTAAAACCCAAAAGATGGCGTAAATGGCTTTTTGCTTCAGTTCTTTTCCGATAGACGGGCCGACTGAAGTGTAGCGGATTTGTTCTACCGTGTTCGCGCCCGAGGTTTCAATCTGGACGGCTCCCAAAGCCTTGTTTTCGGCCTGGATCTGGACATTCGGCTTCGCGGCCTGGCTGCCGGCTCCGGCCAGCTCTTCCAGTTTTTTCATCACCGCGTCAGCTTTTTCCTTTTCGGGATTTTGGAACCTTAAAATTACTCCGTTTTCCCCGACCGGCTGGACTGTTAAACTGCCTAAGCCTTCAGCGCCGAGCTTTTCTTCAACCTGGGTAACCGTCGGCCGCTCGCCGGAAAACTTCACTTCTAAAAGGCTTCCGCCGGTAAAATCAATGCCGAATTTTAAGCTCCACATTATTAATCCGGCCGCCGCAACTACAAAAATTATTGCCGAGATGGTTAGCCAGATGTTTTTATGCTGGACAATCTTAAAGTTGGTCATAGTAATCAATTATCAGTTAACAATTATCAATTGTAAATTTAACATTTATAATTGAAAATTTATTTGTGAACTCCGATTAACCAATTTTTCTTTTCAAGCCAGGAGGCGGGAATCAGCCTTAGGAAATTTTTGGTGATGATGATGGCTGAAAACATCGAAACCGCCACGCCGATTATTAAAGTTACGGCAAAGCCCTTGACTACGCTGGTGGTGAAAAGTATTAATATAACGCAGGTAATAATAGTAAAGAAGTTTGAATCGCGGATACTCGGCCAGGCGCGCATAAATCCTTCTTCCAAAGCGACGTCTAAAGGCTTCCCTTTTCTTAACTCTTCGCGCAAACGGGCGAAAATTAAGACGTTAGCGTCAACCGCCATTCCGATCGACATAATAAATCCGGCTAATCCGGCCAAAGTTAAAGTTACCGGCCAGAGCTTGAAAATGGCCATAACGATTAACGAATAAATCGTCAAAGCAAAAACTGCCAATAGCCCCGGGAAGCGGTAAAAAATAATCATAAAGAAGGCGACAAGCAAGAAAGCGATTAATCCGGCGTCTAAACTGGCCCTGATTGATTCTTGCCCCAGGCTCGCGCCGACAGTTTCCTGCGAGATTAAATTAATCGGAACCGGAAGCGCGCCGGCGTTTAGGCGCTGGGCCAGGAGTTTAGCTTCGGTTATAGAAAATTTTCCCGAAATCTGGGCTTTGCCGCCGGTAATTTCCTCATTAACCGTCGGTACGCTAATCGGGTAGCCGTCCAAAAATATCGCTACCGGCTTGCCTACATTCCTCTTGGTAATTTCCGCGAACATCTTGCCGCCCTCATCGTCAAACTCCAAAGCCACCTGCGGCGTATTGTCGTTCGGGTCGAATTGGACTACGGCTTTGGATAAATTCTTTCCGGTTAATTCAGTATTTTTCCAGTCGGTTTGCCCGCCGGTGTAATCGGCTTCGGACTTGGTCCGGACTAAAATATTTTTGATATTATATTCGGTAATCGGCCGCTCGGCTTCTTTAAATATTATGTGATAACCGAACTCGGTTTCCACCGGATCGGAAATCGTCCCGACTTTTTGGTTCATGGCCGTATCTTCGAAAGCTTTGACCATCTGGCCGGAAGAAAACCATCCCAAAGATCCGCCTGAAGCCGATGCCCCCGGTTCGGTTGAATTCTTTTTCGCGAGTTCCGAGAAATTTTTGGGGTTAGCCTGGGCTTTTAATTCTTTTATCTTTTTTAGGGCGTCCTCTTTTGATAAATCGCTGGTGCAGCTGGTCGCGCCCTTAAAACAAATCAAGATATGCGAAGCTTTTACTTCTTTTTCGGTTTGCTGTTCGTTAAACGGATTTTTCTTGTCGCGCTTTGCTTCCAGTTTTAATATTTCGAATCCGCCGGCAGTCTTGACTAAATCATTCGTAAATTTTCCCGGAGCTAAATTTTTTACGGCCCCGGCGATTTCCGGCTGGTCCTTTTCAGTAATCCAGCCCATGTCGCCGCCTTTATCCTTGGTGTCCGGATCTTCGGAATATTGCTTGGCTAAAGCCGAGAAATCGCCGCCGGACATAACTTTCCCTAAAGCTTCGGCTGCCTTGGCTTCGGCCTTTTTATTATAGTCGTCCATCTGTTTTTTCTGGTCAGCGGTAAGGGCCGAACCGCCGGCTTTTTCTTCTTTAAATTCCAAAATCGGAGTTTCGCCAATCATCTTAATCGCTTCATTCACGTCTTTTACTCCGGCCAGCTCCACTACTACCTGGTATTCTCCGGCGCCGGTCCGGTTGGTTTGGACTACCGGCTCGGATACGCCGAATACGTTAATCCGGCGCTCAATTACGTCCCGGACGCCCGATAGGGCGTTGGCGCGGTCAGCTGAAGCGATATTATCTACATTAGCCTGGTAGACAAGATGGGTTCCGCCCTGCAAATCCAGTCCCAGCCGGAAAGGAAATTCCTTGATTTTGGGCAGTCTTATACTATTATTGGTTTTTGCCGCCAGCCAGTCGGTTCCCTTGTTATAGTAGTTTCCGCCGGCAATTCGCCCGGCGCCGAGAGCGAGGATTAAGATTAAAACAAAAACCCAGCGGACTTTTCCGCGTTCGCCGGGCCGAATAATTGATTCGAGAATATTGGCCATATTGATGAATAAGGGTTAGATTATGCGCTTGAGCATAAATTCAGGCTCTTTTAGCGGCATTTAACAAAAAACAAAAACGCATAAAACGCATTTGTTAATATTTTATACAAGTTTTAAACAAAAATCAAGGGTCAGAATGTCATGCTCCGTGGCACTTCTTATATTTCTTTCCCGACCCGCAGGGGCATAAGTCGTTTCGGCCGATTTTTTCTCCTTCGGCGTTTAATTGCTTTCTTTGGACAAATTCCACCTTTTCGCTTCCCGCTTCTCCGGCTTTTGACATCTCTTTGGCCGGCGCCGAAAATCTTATTTGCCGGTTAGCGAGCAAGTTCTTTTGGGACTGCGCCACTTGCATGTCCCCCACTTTATATATGCTATAGACAACTTGCTTTTGGATTAGCGCGTTTAATTCATTAAACATCCGGAATGATTCTTTTTTGTATTCGATCAAAGGGTCGCGCTGGCCGTAACCCCGGAGGCCGATGCCCCGGCGCATGTAATCCATCGCTTCAAGATGCTCAATCCAGTTTAAGTCGATCGACCGCAAAAGTATTTGTTTTTCCACCTCGCGCCATTCGATGCCGGCGCCGCCAGCCGCCTGTTCCAGTTTTTCGTAGAGCCCTTTAGCCAGGCCGGAAAGATGCTCGATTATTTTCGTCCGGCCGTTCGCCTTATTCAATTTATTAT
The Patescibacteria group bacterium genome window above contains:
- a CDS encoding amidohydrolase family protein, coding for MKKILSYFNFKFSNKTMGQNNFQKIKEKIGRGGIKLDNDEHSRIRVAKKDYRRVLIHNAPYIFTCDENDKLRARENYSLIIEDGIIKTVAPSAEIQPDEKDFDLVYDAGLRGGIVITPGLINAHAHPPMYLLRSAMMLDEGEAVDQTIAAMPAWERAMTDEDNLVSAIGDLTEEQKYGITRTLSHHAVFEANEEAAKITGHNLINAVSAASNTHPENSPALIEKLVKDKDGHSSQIAIAVHYLHKAKPEILKEIKKLVDKHNLLFTCHLAESENVARECKKIHGKSEVDVLEKYGLLNDKTIVSHAIYLSKKEIRKLADAKVGIVHLPTSNTIHKSGTFPLWQYYDAGAQYRIALGTDSVVSKSQLDLLSEAYQTRLTHLYSRTVKFGSLFKMMTINAARIMHLPNAGKIMPGFEADLAFWKLKDRGCIPYDKDNPVSLIGNIITHNSRTVRDLMINGRFVIKERRHLLVNESKLLELLQEKHMEMRKRVKNG
- a CDS encoding penicillin-binding transpeptidase domain-containing protein, whose product is MQKKLEEIIANRLAKTNLKKASAIIMDPRNGEVLTMISLPAYDDNLFARGISADEYKKLLEDPNRPLFNRAVSGEFPSGSVIKPVIAAAALEEGVVDENTTVLSNGGIRINQWFFPDWKAGGHGVTSVKKALAESVNTFFYYIGGGYENFQGLGVERIDKYGKIFGLDAQTGIDLAGESAGFLPTKEWKEKAKGEKWYIGDTYHVSIGQGDLLVTPLQVAQYTSVFANGGKLYRPHLIRQVLTSEDKIVGNVVSDAVRNLVSEKLVSKKNIEIVREGMRQTVTGGSARSLQSVPVPVAGKTGTAQFSTTKPTHAWFTGFAPYDNPELVITILVEEGGGGDVIAVPIAKEFLEWYYKVYKKPVDASSAEATSTPVMLMPGNNSTSTPK
- the mreC gene encoding rod shape-determining protein MreC → MSYKTKIAKNKVIVFVAVIGLLIFLHFLKITSPAESVLTYIFNPFFSGFYSFSTSLRTQYNEQMDKRDLVRLMRQMEIERNQLMVDNAKLKTLEDENESLRKYLSFFENNKYQYVMAAIIGQGELSDLGQGITINKGSVDGLSAGLAVMNSQGIIVGKVAEVKDRVSRLVLTTNGQCKFAAAIQNANKTVGITQGDLGLTIKMDYIPQTESIKSGDIIVTSGLEKGIPRGLVIGRISEVKQKSNELWQTAVIEPVINLNELVIVSVLLP
- a CDS encoding rod shape-determining protein — its product is MFGKFLGKFSKDIGIDLGTCNTLVYTPDKGICINEPSVVAVNMRTDEILAVGSDAKKMLGKTPAHITAVKPLVDGVISDFEVAEKMLKYFIDKVHQESFVLMPRPKVVIGIPLDITEVEKKAVEDATKSAGARTVYLIEESMAAAVGARLPVTEATATMIVDIGGGTTEIAVISLGGVVNWKTLHVAGNELDNNITQYVREEFGILIGEQLAEEIKIRVGSAAPLKDPIEMSVRGRDLVNGLPRSIEINDTQVREAIGRSIHLIIENIKITLETTPPELVADIYEHGIVLSGGGAMLRGIDKEIAQAIKIPVRVADDPLTCVVRGTGILLANEPLLLKLATPGTAEM
- the secF gene encoding protein translocase subunit SecF, translated to MTNFKIVQHKNIWLTISAIIFVVAAAGLIMWSLKFGIDFTGGSLLEVKFSGERPTVTQVEEKLGAEGLGSLTVQPVGENGVILRFQNPEKEKADAVMKKLEELAGAGSQAAKPNVQIQAENKALGAVQIETSGANTVEQIRYTSVGPSIGKELKQKAIYAIFWVLAAIVVYISIAFRRISKPVASWKYGLSALIAMIHDVIITIGVFAILGHFYGIEINTPFVAAVLTVLGYSIHDTIVVFDRIRENLPRSDEDFEGTVNTSLNQTLVRSLNTSLTVILTLLAVLIFGGASIRTFALALTIGIFIGTYSSIFVASPMLVLWEKWGKS
- the secD gene encoding protein translocase subunit SecD, whose protein sequence is MANILESIIRPGERGKVRWVFVLILILALGAGRIAGGNYYNKGTDWLAAKTNNSIRLPKIKEFPFRLGLDLQGGTHLVYQANVDNIASADRANALSGVRDVIERRINVFGVSEPVVQTNRTGAGEYQVVVELAGVKDVNEAIKMIGETPILEFKEEKAGGSALTADQKKQMDDYNKKAEAKAAEALGKVMSGGDFSALAKQYSEDPDTKDKGGDMGWITEKDQPEIAGAVKNLAPGKFTNDLVKTAGGFEILKLEAKRDKKNPFNEQQTEKEVKASHILICFKGATSCTSDLSKEDALKKIKELKAQANPKNFSELAKKNSTEPGASASGGSLGWFSSGQMVKAFEDTAMNQKVGTISDPVETEFGYHIIFKEAERPITEYNIKNILVRTKSEADYTGGQTDWKNTELTGKNLSKAVVQFDPNDNTPQVALEFDDEGGKMFAEITKRNVGKPVAIFLDGYPISVPTVNEEITGGKAQISGKFSITEAKLLAQRLNAGALPVPINLISQETVGASLGQESIRASLDAGLIAFLLVAFFMIIFYRFPGLLAVFALTIYSLIVMAIFKLWPVTLTLAGLAGFIMSIGMAVDANVLIFARLREELRKGKPLDVALEEGFMRAWPSIRDSNFFTIITCVILILFTTSVVKGFAVTLIIGVAVSMFSAIIITKNFLRLIPASWLEKKNWLIGVHK